Part of the Candidatus Zixiibacteriota bacterium genome, TTATTATTATTCAATAAATTGATATTCTGCTGCTGTACGAATCAGCCTTATGCTCGCAGATGCTGCGAAAACTCCTTGACTCAGACATCCGCCGTATTTTAAAGTATCTTCGCAAGTTGTTGTAAATAAAGAAATTAGAATTTTCGATTGCCACTTGCTTTACCCCGGCACAAATCTTGATATAAATATAGTCGAAGTTAGTTACTCTTAAATAGTATGGCGGTGAAGGGTATTTAAGAGGTGGGGATGAAGGAGCTCCTTAAGTGAGGGAGGAGCTCCTTTTAGTTTGTACAAAATCCCTCCGTTTCATCCCGAAATAAGTCCTTTCCTGTTTGGCGCTGGATTGACCCGGCGTTCTTAACCTTTTATATTTAAGAGATGGAGAATCCTGCTGCCGACCCTAAGAAACCGGACCGACGTCTCGGTGATGAATGGCTCGACTGGGACGGAAGCCTTAGCGCTGAGTCCTCCGAATCTGATTATCGGGTTTTCCTCGGGTTGGCCGTTTTGGCGACTATCTTTCTGATTCTTGCGGCTGGGGCTTTCCTCTGGCTGATTTACCCCCGTCTGGTATCGGCCGGTTCATTTCCGGCAAAGTTGATTTCCTTCATCTTCGTGGCATTTGGCGTCATTCTGATTTTCTGGCTGATTCTGTTCGTGATTTCAGCTGTCTTCAAATGGCCCGCCACTCGTCTGGTGATAATCCCTTCGCTGGTGAACCGTCTTCTATCACTCGTTATGGCTATCGGAAAATTGCTGGGGATATCAAAAGACCGCCTTACCAACTCTTTTCTCAAAATCCATAATATG contains:
- a CDS encoding DUF116 domain-containing protein, coding for MENPAADPKKPDRRLGDEWLDWDGSLSAESSESDYRVFLGLAVLATIFLILAAGAFLWLIYPRLVSAGSFPAKLISFIFVAFGVILIFWLILFVISAVFKWPATRLVIIPSLVNRLLSLVMAIGKLLGISKDRLTNSFLKIHNMILGSRPPRTEPKRLLVLMPRCLTKENNIRLRELRDRFGFQMATVDGGTEARLKIKEIHPRVVIAIACERDLISGFREVNPYIPVIGFPNRRPEGPCKNTCVDLSSIEQAIMRCLN